The following proteins come from a genomic window of Miscanthus floridulus cultivar M001 chromosome 2, ASM1932011v1, whole genome shotgun sequence:
- the LOC136514738 gene encoding uncharacterized protein isoform X1 — translation MAGKGAKATAAKSADKDKGKKAGGPVSRSSRAAPQKSAPKKDVYQLFAEKVRDNKQLESRWAIMQETRVEYFRGKDFNTFIKNHPEVREILGPDKDLEVEDIVNTLLTKNLVIRCDRVMKTVRPGKKKLSSWPAHLEIHNEQVFTENDGFFAWMFLKRRTLWQTILSFVWPLFALAVCLFPVYPYQCKIVVLYSCAGALLFIVSILLLRAAIFGILWVLLGKRVWFFPNINAEETTFGELVRFWPEKDEGERPKWTSRLFYALVALLVILLLRHHAPDEAARARYQKKVSNIIDDVLEWSPKLAISGMIEKHTGANITEESNYTSRAASSHVPPPSTKGKASEAGPDMDVDGDTEANLDETQDNEYADDTRSSEA, via the exons ATGGCGGGGAAGGGAGCCAAGGCCACGGCCGCCAAGTCGGCGGACAAGGACAAGGGGAAGAAGGCCGGCGGCCCCGTCTCGCGCTCCTCCCGCGCCGCACCTCAG AAGTCAGCTCCGAAGAAAGATGTTTATCAATTGTTCGCCGAGAAGGTTAGGGATAACAAACAACTGGAATCAAGATGGGCAATCATGCAAGAAACCCGTGTGGAGTATTTCCGTGGAAAAGATTTCAATACCTTCATCAAGAATCATCCAGAAGTCAGGGAAATTTTGGGGCCAGATAAGGATTTAGAAGTGGAAGACATTGTTAACACTTTGCTGACCAAGAACCTTGTGATAAGGTGTGACCGAGTTATGAAAACTGTGAGGCCTGGCAAGAAAAAGCTATCATCATGGCCTGCTCATTTGGAGATACATAAT GAACAAGTGTTTACTGAAAATGATGGATTTTTTGCTTGGATGTTTCTGAAAAGGCGGACCTTGTGGCAGACAATTCTTTCATTTGTTTGGCCCCTTTTTGCACTGGCAGTCTGCTTATTTCCAGTTTACCCATACCAATGCAAGATTGTTGTACTGTACTCATGTGCTGGAGCTCTACTTTTCATTGTCTCCATTCTTTTGT TAAGAGCTGCTATCTTTGGAATCTTATGGGTTCTCCTTGGAAAACGCGTGTGGTTCTTCCCCAATATAAATGCAGAGGAGACAACATTTGGAGAACTCGTTCGTTTTTGGCCTGAAAAGGATGAAGGAGAGCGGCCAAAGTGGACATCAAGacttttctatgctcttgttgCTCTATTGGTGATATTACTGCTTAGGCACCATGCTCCTGACGAAGCAGCTAGAGCCAG GTACCAAAAGAAGGTTTCTAACATAATTGATGATGTTCTTGAATGGTCTCCGAAGTTAGCTATTTCTGGGATGATTGAAAAACACACTGGGGCTAACATTACAGAAGAAAGCAATTACACCAGCAGGGCTGCGAGTAGTCATGTGCCGCCTCCTTCCACCAAAGGCAAAGCTTCAGAAGCCGGCCCAGATATGGATGTTGATGGGGATACTGAGGCTAACTTAGATGAAACCCAAGATAATGAATATGCTGATGATACAAGATCAAGCGAAGCTTAA
- the LOC136514738 gene encoding uncharacterized protein isoform X2, producing MAGKGAKATAAKSADKDKGKKAGGPVSRSSRAAPQSAPKKDVYQLFAEKVRDNKQLESRWAIMQETRVEYFRGKDFNTFIKNHPEVREILGPDKDLEVEDIVNTLLTKNLVIRCDRVMKTVRPGKKKLSSWPAHLEIHNEQVFTENDGFFAWMFLKRRTLWQTILSFVWPLFALAVCLFPVYPYQCKIVVLYSCAGALLFIVSILLLRAAIFGILWVLLGKRVWFFPNINAEETTFGELVRFWPEKDEGERPKWTSRLFYALVALLVILLLRHHAPDEAARARYQKKVSNIIDDVLEWSPKLAISGMIEKHTGANITEESNYTSRAASSHVPPPSTKGKASEAGPDMDVDGDTEANLDETQDNEYADDTRSSEA from the exons ATGGCGGGGAAGGGAGCCAAGGCCACGGCCGCCAAGTCGGCGGACAAGGACAAGGGGAAGAAGGCCGGCGGCCCCGTCTCGCGCTCCTCCCGCGCCGCACCTCAG TCAGCTCCGAAGAAAGATGTTTATCAATTGTTCGCCGAGAAGGTTAGGGATAACAAACAACTGGAATCAAGATGGGCAATCATGCAAGAAACCCGTGTGGAGTATTTCCGTGGAAAAGATTTCAATACCTTCATCAAGAATCATCCAGAAGTCAGGGAAATTTTGGGGCCAGATAAGGATTTAGAAGTGGAAGACATTGTTAACACTTTGCTGACCAAGAACCTTGTGATAAGGTGTGACCGAGTTATGAAAACTGTGAGGCCTGGCAAGAAAAAGCTATCATCATGGCCTGCTCATTTGGAGATACATAAT GAACAAGTGTTTACTGAAAATGATGGATTTTTTGCTTGGATGTTTCTGAAAAGGCGGACCTTGTGGCAGACAATTCTTTCATTTGTTTGGCCCCTTTTTGCACTGGCAGTCTGCTTATTTCCAGTTTACCCATACCAATGCAAGATTGTTGTACTGTACTCATGTGCTGGAGCTCTACTTTTCATTGTCTCCATTCTTTTGT TAAGAGCTGCTATCTTTGGAATCTTATGGGTTCTCCTTGGAAAACGCGTGTGGTTCTTCCCCAATATAAATGCAGAGGAGACAACATTTGGAGAACTCGTTCGTTTTTGGCCTGAAAAGGATGAAGGAGAGCGGCCAAAGTGGACATCAAGacttttctatgctcttgttgCTCTATTGGTGATATTACTGCTTAGGCACCATGCTCCTGACGAAGCAGCTAGAGCCAG GTACCAAAAGAAGGTTTCTAACATAATTGATGATGTTCTTGAATGGTCTCCGAAGTTAGCTATTTCTGGGATGATTGAAAAACACACTGGGGCTAACATTACAGAAGAAAGCAATTACACCAGCAGGGCTGCGAGTAGTCATGTGCCGCCTCCTTCCACCAAAGGCAAAGCTTCAGAAGCCGGCCCAGATATGGATGTTGATGGGGATACTGAGGCTAACTTAGATGAAACCCAAGATAATGAATATGCTGATGATACAAGATCAAGCGAAGCTTAA